The genome window CATACCTAGAAGcagggttaatatgtaatcctaaatcattgtatttaacattaagcaATGGTCCCCTCGTgatatttacaatgttttttatatatgttttaatgCCATTTTTGATGAGGCTGGGAGTATGTCTATTAACATATGCAAATGTTAATATGTGGCTGTTAAAGGGAATGgaagtaaataaagaaaaatattttctttacagaATTCAATTGAGTTCAAATCTAAGTACATTGATTATTATGAGTCTCTGTTTGTAGGTACTTTATTGTATGCCACCCCCATTTAATACAAGCCTTGTTTTATGTCGACTAGCACAAGCAGATTTATCAACAAGCATAGTAATAACTTTGATTTCTCATTTTGGAGGATTATTTATATCTCCAGTGTTACTGTACTTTgtggtaaattatatttacttttattattcaattttatttataatggaaaatgaaattttcgtttgtATCAATTGTTGTAGTGAAAATATGTTTCTGTTACAGTTAGGAGCATCTACGCCACCTCTGGTTGGTGTAAATATCAAAGAAACTATTTGTAGCACAATCATACCATTAACTATTGGTATTGCGATTCAAgtgtatattttgaaatatgacttctgttttaaaattaaatcaccATGGTTTTCTCAAGGATTATTATTAGCTACAGCGTACCATTGGTTTTGTGATGCTGTTTCAGTGGATGCATCTTCACTGCAAGCTAGTGATGTATTATTATGTGTAGTAATCGGTGAGTGTATTTCTGTTAATCATAGTAACATATTTCTGTTGCATGCCTTTAGTTGGTTgatacttaataaaatattattaacttagttacatatatgttatatatatatatatatgtaagcACTTAAAAAAGTACTACATGCATGGTACTTCTCAGTCCCCTATGATATTATCTTTTATGTTCAAGCTTGCGTGGGACAACTATTTGTTAGCTGTTTGTGTTGGATATTGTGCTCTCGATGGTTACCCCGGGACATCTTACTAGCTGCACTTTTTACAAGCACTCACAAGTCAGTTGGTCTTGGCAGTTGGGTTTTGCGTGGTGCTTACCATGGTTCAGCAAATGGCCCAGCAGTAAACTTACCATTGTCTGTTCTACCAGTTGCACAATTATTGTTAGGTAGTTTGTTAGCTAGTTGGCTGTCCCCATAATGTGAATATTACGTATCttcgaattattttctattaaggTAGAGTGCACGTTTTGTATTTAATtctgataattttttaaaaataatcttttagTTGCAGTGTAGTCATATTACACATGAAATGAACGTTAATAGTTAACATTACTGGTTATAGCaattttaaattggaaattctataaaatgttttattatgtattaGTAGATCATGGAAGAAACGGAAAATTATTCGTGTGTTGCAATCGTTATCTTGACCAAGAAAATGACaggaattgtattaaatattttccatttatttctgtttaacataataaataaattttttagctttatttatttaactaataatgaaatgtatatatatcAAAATGTACTATTAGAAATGTCTTACagttaatttcttcaaaatGCAGTATCGCAGTATCCAATAATAGTAAAACAATATCTTCACGTTTCATATACTATACTGCACAATTGACTTAGAAGCTAATATTCAAGTTTGAAAGACATAGAACAAGATTTCTTAAAATAGATTACGATTATAAAATACAAGTCTTTAGAGAATTTTATGCAAatcatatttatgttatttataatttttttcattctgaAAAAGTAGCATACTTAACGAAATACTGGGTAGGTGTTtactcaaaattattttcaaaatgtatcaaataagtttatttatatgtataacgAAATGCTGACGATGTTGAAACATAGTCTGTGATTTTTTTTT of Nomia melanderi isolate GNS246 chromosome 5, iyNomMela1, whole genome shotgun sequence contains these proteins:
- the LOC116430953 gene encoding sodium/bile acid cotransporter 7, with product MLCIIGVFNGNIIIRYFAVPLTYLEAGLICNPKSLYLTLSNGPLVIFTMFFIYVLMPFLMRLGVCLLTYANVNMWLLKGMEVLYCMPPPFNTSLVLCRLAQADLSTSIVITLISHFGGLFISPVLLYFVLGASTPPLVGVNIKETICSTIIPLTIGIAIQVYILKYDFCFKIKSPWFSQGLLLATAYHWFCDAVSVDASSLQASDVLLCVVIACVGQLFVSCLCWILCSRWLPRDILLAALFTSTHKSVGLGSWVLRGAYHGSANGPAVNLPLSVLPVAQLLLGSLLASWLSP